GGCATCTGAGCAACTTAATATTGCATTTACTCTTTTGTCTCTTCAAAGGTGCATTTGGACTATGTATTACACAACCACACTGTTTATTGTTGTTGACTCCTCGAAAATACCTCCTCCCACATGCCCCCACACTGCCCATGTTTATGTAACTTCCCCTGGTCTTAAGGTTAGCCTCCCTGCAGGAACACAGTCTTCCTTTTTCTCGCTGCTGTCTCCAGTTGACTGTTATTTTGGCCTCTAATCATGCCTGTTCAGTTTTGTTTAGCTTTGCTGGCTCTCTCCTATCTGACTGCTGCATCTGATCCAGGCTGTGAAGAGCTGCTTAAACCTCTGGAGGATCGAAGCCAGGTACGTTGCCCTCAGCATTTACATCAAGCAGAGTCAAGTAATCAATGCTTTAAAAGGGTGGTTTTCTATGACTTAACCTAACCTAATTATAACTTACattataattgtttttccttttttgtgatGTGTTCATGAAGCTTAAATACATTGGGTTTGAGAGCTCCAAAATCTCTTAATCAAGAGTTGTTCTTTGGGTAAAAATTTGTGCGCATCTGTGTCTAGGTGTCTGGGAGATGGATATTCCATGCTGGAACATCAAACAATGAAAAGCTCCTGAAGGCTCTTAGAACTATAAACAGCTCCTTGATCGAGCTCGCATCCCTACCTGATAGTGATGATATGACCCTTCGCTGGGGAGACAGAATGTAACTGTTTATcatcttttgaaaatgaatgttaatacttttaatacAATCAGTGCAGAAGGCAGCTGGTTAGACTTACTcctgtttaatcttttttatgtttacctCTCCTTACAAGCGGTGGCATATGTCATGCTGGAGGTGTTAATTTCACCTTCAGTCAAAACTCTACCAAGGTCACATGTAAgtaaattatgaaatgtattatcATATATGCTATACTCAACAGTTAGTAGAAATTGAACAATATTTTAATCTTGTGTTAATGTCTAACAGTGAACTTTAACGCCTCTGATCATGAGCATGTTGGGAAGCACCTGGTGAGCTGCCCCGACTGCCTCGTCTGGACAGACACCACAGTGTCTCATGGGGAAGCTACAACTGGCAAAACCCTCTACATCTTTAGTGAGTACACAGCTGTCTGTAACTGTCAGCTTTTCTGTAATGTGTTTAActcaataattcatttttaaatttgttaacattacccccccacacacacacacactaccctGCAGCAAAGACTGGGAAATTGGATGACAGTCATCTGGAAGTTTTCAAGAAACAGGCTGCGTGCCTCAACTTCCCAGCAGAATTCCACTTTGGAGAATCCACGGGTAAGATGTTGAACAACCACTACACAGACAACACTAAGGAGTACTGTATGTATAATTTATTGAGGCACTTATCAACTTGATTCCCTCCTTCTGTTACAGACATTTGTCCTTTTGAGAATGAGGCTGCCACAGATGTAAAGGAGGGAGAACAATAGAGACCTGGAGTTACTTCATGAGCCAAATTTGATTCAAGTATGCTCTCTTAGATGTGTCTAAACTCCCTTTATCACTTGTTTGTATCACAGATCTCTTGATAGATGACAAGGGAACACCCTTTTTTCCATTCTGGGGAGTCCATGTCAGACAAGAGAGCGAGAGCTTTTTTAAGTTTGTCACTGCCTGAAAGCAAATAACTACTTAGCTTATTGAAGTTATTCATCATGCTAGATTGCTGTGTGAGAACTGAATAGACTGCATTTACATTGAATGTCATGAATCATAGATTATGATGGATAccacttcctttttctttcatgcaTATAAACctcaataaaaagaaacatgtttgatGTGAAAGAGATTCTTTTATCTTGGAAGAAGAAATCAATCAATAAGGCCACTAGTCCATTTTCTATTGACCAATGCATTGGTCAAATACAAAGTAGGGCAAAGGTAAAACTTACCCTGCAACAATACTTACACATATGATATAATATAGCTCAGTATCATGGAAGTTTGTGAAATAGGGACGAAATTCAATCTATTGGTTTGTGTCCAGGGACACATATTGTCTATTTTTTTGTGTCGCTCAGCACGAAAATAATGCCAATGGAGAGTCAATAAGGAGCGGTATTCGTGGTGGAGACATACATGAAATGCATCCACATGACTAAGCAACAatcagagcaagtgacgtacATAATCATTTTCCAAAAGCACTATTAAGGGCGGGTAGGAGGGGAGGTAGATGGGTCCAACAACCAAGActgtcaaccaggagaccagtgttccACACCTTTAACCTATGAGTTGGTTTTATTACCTCAAACTAACTGttcgtggttttgttgcctaaaccaaagtctaaccatgatgtttttccttaacttaataaagtggttttgttgcctaaacctaagttgTCACAAAAAGAAAGTCGGTTACATAGTTGTGAGAAACCTTTGCAGTGCTTTTTCACAAGAGGAAGAGATAGATGGTCATAACATAATGAAATATACAgtactggatgtgtgtgttacataacCTCCCCTCACTGTATCGTTGAAGATTTAATGCAGATCTTTATCAAAGGGATAATAAAAAGCCCACATACCCAACACGTGAAACACCTTCCACATTGCTTTACAGAACTGTCCCTGTTTTACAGATCAAACCTTTTAAATACGGGGCCATGAAATGTAATTGGTGATTCATTACCTAATATTGACAACGTTATTCTGCCAAAAAACTCTAAACAAATTGTTGACAGTTCaaggttttttgtgtgttgaccTCAGATAAGGATTTTTGTATATGGAGCTGTCCAGCTAATCAACATCTGGCAAATAGTTTGTTTGCTAAGCAACATATTATACAAGAGACAAGTTCCTGAATGGTTATAGTGTTTTAAAGGAAGCAcattaagtattttttgttgAACTGTGACTTAAAACATTATATGTGAAGCATTTTTATCACCATAAGTAATGATTTCTTCAATATACCCAAAAGAAAACGACCAATCTCTGGACTGTGTTCCTGGAGAAAGGGAGCCGGTACATGTTACGTAAGCTCTCACATTTCCAGAGGAAACAAAAGGCTATTTGATGTCAAAGATTGCTGAGGACCATCTTGTGTGTTCAATGACTtagcaaaaaaagtcagatcTAGAaggtatttataatgttttcaagCCATTGCTTTAGTAAGAGATGTGGACAGGGGAGAAGACGTTTgtgattgagtgtgtgtgtgtgtgtgtgtgtgtgtgtgtgtgtgtgtgtgtgtgtgtgtgtgtgtgtgtgtgtgtgtgtgtgtgtgtgtgtgtgtgtgtgtgtgtgtgtgtgtgtgtgtgtgagcctctttctttttattgtttctgcctttgtgcctgtgtgtgacTCTGTGCAGGGGGTGTTCACATATTGAAAGATGCAGGGGTCTTGCTATTTAGACTCTGCCAGCTGGCTGTTATGTAATGGGAAAACTAGGACAAGCCCATGCTGAATAGATGTGAAaagtgatggtgtgtgtgtgtgtgtgtgtgtgtgtgtgtgtgtgtgtgtgtgtgtgtgtgtgtgtgtgtgtgtgtgtgtgtgtgtgtgtgtgtgtgtgtgtgtgtgtgtgtgtgtgtgtgtgtgtgtgtggcccagCCCACTGTTACAGAACACTTCCCCTGGTTGTCTCTAGCTGGCAGGATCCCTGACACTAGTGTTGCTCTCTGGCTGCCTGCTGTCTTGAGCCATGGATGCACAGCTGGTCGTAGCTCTGCTGGCTCTCACCTCCCTGGGTGCTGCATCTGAACCGGACTGCAAAGAGTTGGTTAAGCCTCTGGTACTGGACAGCCACAGCCCTGTGAGTATAAGCAATCATTTGTTATGGGCTGGGGTCATATGTGAGGTGGCTTTGTAGCACAGCGCCGTGTGTTAATATGACTTGaatagcttttgtttttgtgttaagaTTAAAATGTGCTACATGGTGTTTAAAATGAACTAAGGCTCTTAACACAATTGGTCATTCATAGTATCACTCCGAACAATAAGTCTCTGCTCtctatatattatttttctttatctttttacattAGTAAAGCTCAAGTATATCTATATCAAGGCTATGTACACTCTTCATGGAAAAAGAACCGTGATATGATGTGCCTTTAGCAAAGAACTTTGGATGTTGAGTTGAAATTTTCAAATTTGATTAGATTGCAAATCTTAGCAGGTAACAAACCTGTATACAAATTGTATACAAATTGTATACAAATCTGTTCCTCAGCAGATCCAGTTGTCATGGGAGCAAACTTTGAATCTCAACAAAATGATCCCTCTCGAGATAAACTGGAATGATATCTCTATCTCTTTaaaaactttacttttatttaacccCTTCAAAAAGTATCCTATtctattgtaaaataaaaatgatcacattttGACACAGATAAGCAGCCCAGTCATGTGATTGAGTTATGTGGATGTatttcttctgtgtttgtgaCAGATCTATGGGAAGTGGGTGCTCCATGTAGGGTCGTGGGACCAGCCTGGCCTGAAGAACGACCTGGTGACGGTGAATGGCTCCTGGGTGGAACTGTCGGCTTCCTCAGACAGCGGAGTCATCTCCATCTACTGGTCCGACCGCCTGTAAGGACACTGCAGACATATTGTTATTTCCCCCAAATGCAAACAATAATGGTTAAGAGTGTATATTGAAAGGTAGATGTGGATTGTTActcctttttcttgttttgtttttattattacagaAATGGAGATAAATGCCTGCAGGGGTTAGCCAATGCCACCATCTCAGGGATGACCAGTCACACCACCTGTAACTATCTCTATCAATATGTTTCTGTTACACCCTGACTCATCAGTGCATGTTCTATGCTGTGTAATGTCATTTGGGTGATGCAGCATGCAGCCAAATAACATTACCGAGGTATAGGTGGATTTCGTAAgaataataatcacaaaaaattccacattacattatttgtatattttatgttttgacaatttttttgctgcatggaaataaaagaCAACCTCATATTCAATATCTTGCATTTTGGTTACATAGATTTGGAAGCCTTGTTTTTCTAATGTGTCACAGTTAATATCAATGGTCACACTTCATATCATGATGGGAAGTACTATGAGACCTGCTCCGACTGCCTCCTGTCTGAAGACACCACCTTCCTCCCTGACGGAAAGTCAAAGGGCCGATACCTTTTCCTCTTTAGTAaggcatttttttcccccttaaaaaaaactgttataaatatatatatataaatatatttatgtataaaaaatattttgatattctgACCATTTGTTTCTTATTTCTGTCCTCTTTCCCCGTCTTCTCTTTATTCCTACCACCTTACCCTCCCTGTTTTATTTCTCGGATTTCTCTTTTAAAGCACGCACCGGCAATTTGGAGCCATCTGAGTTAGAAACCTTCAAAAAGCAGGCAGAGTGTCTTGAATTTCTCCCAGAGTACCACTTTGGAGGAACAGGTAAGCTGTCATTTGAGCTCTGTATTTCATAGCAAATAAAATCatcaaagcatgttttcttcatgGTATCTTCTTCACCAATCAGTGATTTTCTCCTATTTCAGATCTGTGTCCAGATGACAGGGTCCCTGCTTCAGCTGCTCCCGAGAATACAGAGAATAATAAAACTGATGTTCAGCCTACTGCAAAGTAGGCTGAACATCAGTCACAGCAGTCATAGCCCTCTGAACAGCATGCACAAACCCGAACGCATCCAGCTTAACATGTACTTGATAGTGTTGTAATGTGATCTGCATGTGCTGTGGAATAACTTTTTATTAGACCTGTTACAGCttgtttcagcagcagcattgaGATCAAGGCCTGTCGGTGTCATGTCATGTTAGATCTGTGGATATGTGTAGGCTCATGACTGTGTGTCTCTACCTGCTAAGCTTTTTGACCTTTCAGAATTTAGTTTAAGAAATGTGACTATATGATATGAATAGGTAAGCAGATTCTGGCAGGCACGGTAATGGTTGAAAAATCCACGTAAATGCCTCGTTCAAATCAATTTAACAATCTGTAAATAGTTGAGTTACTATTTTCAACTGGTTGTGTgaagtaaataaaacacttttctctctccctctgtgttgtgttcTAGTCATTTATTTCTACGGTTATTCGGGAGAAGTCTTTGGATTCTGAGCTCCAATACTTCTTTGATTGTTTCCAAATACATTAGAAGATGCCAGACACTCTTCTAATCCATAGAATCAAGATTAAACGCACCATCAAAACTAAAACACCTCTTCTCAAATACACTGGCGTTCTCAGAAACTTCAACAAAGTCTGCTGCTGGGCAACTCCTCTGTTAGGGGTAGAAAGACGACGTTAAACTGTCGCCACTCAGACCCACAGAGAAATAACTCTCATTCAACTGAAGAAAAGACGCCTCGGgtcctttttaaatgtctcaaCAGTCAGGGACAAGTCTTGGCGCTTTGCCTGAGTTCATTCAGGGGCAACGCTACGGGCAACAGAGGGCTGTTGAGCTGGCCATTCAATGCTGAACTAAATAAATCTGCATGGTTGTTACAAAACCTTCTCTGGTGCATCCGAGTTTGTAGaatccccctcccccccttcaTGAGCACTTGCAcaatccctttttttgtttgaaaacccACAGGGAAAATGAATCAGCGTTAGAGGTTTTCTGTTGCAGCTTCAGCAACATCCTCTGCAGTTCTGTTGACTCTCCCTCTTCCATCTCACCGTCTTCTCCGTCTGATCATGGCTCTGCCTGCTGTTGTAATTCTGTTGGCTCTCACTTCCCTCAGTGCTGCTTTTGCACCTGACTGTAAGGACCTGGTCAAACCTTTTATACCAGAGGACCCCAAACTGGTAGGTTTTCTCAATTTTATTTATGCCAAAGATATctgattttatttg
This sequence is a window from Anoplopoma fimbria isolate UVic2021 breed Golden Eagle Sablefish chromosome 13, Afim_UVic_2022, whole genome shotgun sequence. Protein-coding genes within it:
- the LOC129101506 gene encoding uncharacterized protein LOC129101506; this encodes MDAQLVVALLALTSLGAASEPDCKELVKPLVLDSHSPIYGKWVLHVGSWDQPGLKNDLVTVNGSWVELSASSDSGVISIYWSDRLNGDKCLQGLANATISGMTSHTTFNINGHTSYHDGKYYETCSDCLLSEDTTFLPDGKSKGRYLFLFTRTGNLEPSELETFKKQAECLEFLPEYHFGGTDLCPDDRVPASAAPENTENNKTDVQPTAK
- the LOC129101600 gene encoding uncharacterized protein LOC129101600, which codes for MPVQFCLALLALSYLTAASDPGCEELLKPLEDRSQVSGRWIFHAGTSNNEKLLKALRTINSSLIELASLPDSDDMTLRWGDRIGGICHAGGVNFTFSQNSTKVTLNFNASDHEHVGKHLVSCPDCLVWTDTTVSHGEATTGKTLYIFTKTGKLDDSHLEVFKKQAACLNFPAEFHFGESTDICPFENEAATDVKEGEQ